The Lactuca sativa cultivar Salinas chromosome 2, Lsat_Salinas_v11, whole genome shotgun sequence genome includes a window with the following:
- the LOC111882524 gene encoding adenosine kinase 2 translates to MAEYEGILLGMGNPLLDISAVVDEDFLKKYDVQLNNAILAEDKHLPMYDEMSSKFTVEYIAGGATQNSIRVAQWMLQIPGATSYMGCIGKDKYGEEMTKNSQSAGVNVHYYVDEAAPTGTCAVCVVGGERSLIANLSAANCYKADHLKKPENWALVEKAKYIYIAGFFLTVSPESIQLVAEHAAAANKVFTMNLSAPFICEFFKDAQEKALPYVDYVFGNETEARTFSKVHGWETDNVEEIAIKISQWPKASGTYKRITVITQGADPVVVAQDGKVSKYPVILLPKEKLVDTNGAGDAFVGGFLSQLVKEKPIEECVRAGCYASNVIIQRSGCTYPEKPDFS, encoded by the exons ATGGCCGAGTATGAAGGAATTCTTTTGGGAATGGGAAACCCCCTTCTCGACATTTCAGCAGTAGTCGATGAGGATTTCCTCAAAAA ATATGATGTCCAATTAAATAACGCCATTCTTGCTGAAGACAAGCATTTGCCCAT GTACGATGAAATGTCATCCAAGTTCACTGTAGAGTACATTGCTGGAGGTGCTACTCAGAATTCAATCAGAGTTGCCCAG TGGATGCTTCAAATCCCTGGTGCAACAAGTTACATGGGTTGTATAGGGAAGGACAAGTATGGTGAGGAGATGACCAAGAACTCACAAAGTGCTGGAGTTAAT gTGCACTATTATGTGGATGAGGCTGCACCAACTGGAACATGTGCTGTTTGTGTTGTTGGTGGTGAGAGGTCACTTATTGCCAACCTATCAGCTGCCAACTGCTACAAGGCAGACCACTTGAAGAAACCAGAGAATTGGGCTTTAG TTGAGAAGGCCAAGTACATCTATATTGCTGGCTTTTTCCTTACAGTGTCTCCTGAATCAATCCAGCTTGTAGCTGAGCATGCAGCTGCAGCCAACAAG GTTTTCACAATGAACCTGTCAGCGCCATTCATCTGTGAATTCTTCAAGGATGCTCAAGAGAAAGCATTGCCTTATGTggattatgtttttggaaacgAAACTGAAGCAAGAACATTCTCAAAGGTTCATGGGTGGGAG ACTGATAATGTGGAGGAGATTGCAATTAAGATCTCTCAGTGGCCTAAAGCATCAGGGACATACAAGAGGATCACTGTGATCACTCAGGGAGCTGATCCAGTTGTGGTTGCTCAAGAtggaaaagtttcaaagtatCCAGTCATCTTGTTGCCAAAGGAGAAGCTTGTTGACACCAATGGAGCAG GTGATGCGTTTGTTGGAGGATTTTTGTCACAATTGGTGAAAGAAAAGCCGATTGAGGAATGTGTGAGAGCTGGATGCTATGCCTCAAATGTGATCATTCAAAGATCAGGGTGCACCTACCCAGAGAAGCCTGACTTTAGCTAG